The DNA sequence tctaatttagccaatatagtctttgatctgtcaaaagccacattcagtttcatgaatgaaacaagatcctccattagaaatctggaggcacaagtgggccagctgagtaagaaagttattgaaactcctcccagtattctcccaagcaatacagaagaaaatccaaaaggagagtgcaaggccattgacatagtcaatatggccgaatgcacaaaggaggaggaggacgaaaatcctagtgagaaagacctcctgggacgttcctcaagcaagaaggagtttcctattaaggatcctgaggaatctgaggctcatctagagaccatagagattcctttaaatctccttctgccattcatgagctctgaagaatattcatcctctgaagagaatgaagatgtgactggagagcaagttgctcaatacttaggagctatcatgaaactgaatgccaagctgtttggtaatgagacttgggaaagtgaacctcccttgctcattagtgaactagatacttggattcagagaactctacctcaaaagaaacaagatcctggcaagttcttaataccttgcaccattggcaccatgagctttgaaaaagctctatgtgatcttgggtcaggaataaatcttatgccactctctgtaatggagaagctgggaatcattgaggtacaacctgccttgttctcattacaactggcagacaagtcattaagacaagcttatggattggtagaggacgtgctagtaaaggttgaaggcctttacacccctgctgatttcataatcttagacactagaaaggaagaggatgattgcatcatccttggaagacctttcctagccacagcaggagctgtgatagatgtcaacagaggtgagttagtccttcaattgaatggggactaccttgtgtttcaggcacatggccatccctctgtgacaaaagagagtaagcataaagagcttctctcagttcagagtcaagaagagcccacacagtcaaactctaagtttggtgttgtgaagccacaaccaaactctaagtttggtgttcaaaccccatatccaaactctaagtttggtgttgggaccacacttaaattgacctgatcaccttgtggctccatgagagccactgtcaagctattgacattaaagaagcgcttgttgggaggcaacccaattttatttatctaattttattttattttgttcctttgttatttttgtgtttaattaggtacatgatcatgaggagtcacgaaaaaaatcaaaaaattaaaaacagagtcaaaaacagaagaaaaaattttcaccctggaggtagcgcagactggcgttcaacgccagtaagatgcatctgtctggcgttcaacgccagaacagagcaccattctggcgttgaacgcccaaaacaagcaacaacctggcgttaaacgccaggatggtgcacgaagaggacaagctggcgctgaacgccagaaacaagcatgaaactggcgttcaacgccagaaacatgcattacatgggcgttgaacgcccagaacatgcatcaatgggcgtttgaacgccagaatgatgcataaaggcatgttacatgcctatatggtgaaggaatggtatttgttttcacctcaggatctgtggaccccacaggatccccacctaccatattcccaccttaccttttaatcctaatcacactctcctaatccaaatctcatttcactcttccccatgtcacacttcccaacatcttcttcatcaatcacctcaattcctcttcccaattaccccattcaccaatcacctcaacctcctcttccccataaaccccacctaccctcataaaattcaaattcaattgcccacccattcccacccaaatggccgaaaacccaccctcccctctccctataaatacccctccactcttcttcattttcacacaacaaaaaccccttcttctcccatatagccgaacctactctctcactctctaccatattctcttcttcttcttctactattcttttctttttttgctcgaggacgagcatattttaagtttggtgtggtaaaagcataagctttttttttgtttttccattaccaatggcacctaaggccggagtttcctcaagaaaaaggaaagggaaagcaaaagcttccacctccgagtcatgggagatggaaagattcatctccaagagccatcaagaccacttctatgatgttgtggcaaagaagaaggtgatccctgaggtccctttcaagctcaaaaagaatgagtttccggaaatccgacatgagatccaaagaagaggttgggaagtcctagccaaccccatacaacaagttggaattttaatggttcaagagttctatgccaatgcatggatcactaggaaccatgaccaaagtatgaacccaagtccaaagaattatctcacaatggttaggggaaaatacttggattttagtccggagaatgtgaggttggcgtttcatttgcctatgatgcaaggagatgaacgcccctacactagaagggtcaactttaatcaaaggttggaccaagtccttatggacatatgtgtggaaggagcccaatggagaatagactccaaaggcaagccagtccaactaagaagactggacctcaagcctgtagctagaggatggttggaattcatccaaagatccatcatccctacaagcaaccgatctgaagttactgtggatcgggccatcatggttcatagcatcatgattggagaggaagtggaagttcatgaagtcatctccaatgaactctacaaaatagctgacaagccttcacacatggcacggctagccttcccccaccttatatgccatctatgttactcagctggagttatcatagaaggagatgtctccattgaagaagacaagcccatcaccaagaaaaggatggagcaatcaagagaagttcctcacggccctcaagaagtgcatgaggaagctcatcatcaacaaattcctgagatgcctcagggaatgcactttcctcccaacaactattgggagcaactcaacacctccttagaagatttgagccacaatgtgggacaattaagggtggaacatcaagagcactccatcattctccaagaaataagagaagatcaaagagcaatgagggaggagcaacaaaggcaaggaagggacatagaagagttaaAGAACATCatgggtccttcaagaagaagacgccactaagaggtggattcattccttgttctttatttctttctgttttcggtttttaatattatgtttatccatgttttgtgtctttatttcatgatcactagtatgtaaccatgccttaaagctatgaataaaatccattactccttcacctttcttaaaagaaaaatgttttaattcaaaagaacaagaagtacataaatttcgaaaatagctcttgaatttaatttaattatactgatgtggtgacaatactttttgttttctgaatgaatgattgaacagtgcatatgtctttggatattgttgtttatgagtgttaaaattgttggttcttgaaagaatgatgaacaaagagaaatgttattgatgatctgaaaaacatcatgaaattgattcttgaagcaagaaaaagcagcaaaaaaaaatggcaaaaattttaaaaagcaaaggatccaaggctttgagcatcaatggataggagggcccaaggaattaaaatccaggcctaagcggctaaaccaagctgtccctaaccatgtgcttgtgtcatgaaggtccaagtgaaaaagcttgagactaagtggttaaagtcgtgatccaaggcaaaagagtgtgcttaagagctctggacaccactaattggggactttagcaaagctaagtcacaatctgaaaaggttcacccagttatgtgtctgtggcatttatgtatccggtggtaatactggaaaacaaagtgcttagggccacagccaagactcataagtagctgtgttcaagaatcaacatgcttaactaagaaagtcaataacactatcccaaattctaagttctccagagacgccaatccctctaaactacaaaggaaaaagtgagatgccaaaactgttcagaagcaaaaagctacaagtcccgctcatttaattataattaatattcattgatatttctgaatttatagtatattctcttctttttatcctatttgattttcagttgcttggggacaagcaacaatttaagtttggtgttgtgatgagcggataatttatacgctttttggcattgtttttagatagtttttagtaagttcaagctacttttagggatgttttccttagtttttatgataaattcacatttctggactttactatgagtttgtgtgtttttctgtgatttcaggtaaattctgactgaaattgagggatttgagcaaaactctgaaaaaggctgacaaaaggactgctgatgctgttgaaatctgacctccctgcactcgaaatggattttctggagctacagaactccaattggcgcgctctcaacggcgttggaaagtagacatccagggctttccagcaatatataatagtccatactttattcgaataatgacgacgtaacttggcgttgaacgccaagtacatgctgctgtctggagttaaacgccagaaaaacgtcatgatccggagttgaacgcccaaaacacgtcataactcggagttcaactccaagagaagcctcagctcgtggattgatcaagctcagcccaagcatgcaccaagtgggccccggaagtggatttatgcatcaattacttactcatgtaaaccctaggagctagtttattataaatagaacatttatctattgtattagacatctttggtctcagttttgtattattctttatcctaagaggctattgatcacgttttagggggctggccattcggccatgcctgaaccccttttcacttatgtattttcaacggtagagtttttgcacaccatagattaagggtgtggagctctgctgtacctcaagtattaatgcaattctatcttcttttattcaaatgctatcttagttttattccaagatattcattcgtacccaagaacatgatgaatgtgatgagttagataaccctcattatcattctcacttatgaacgcacgtgattgacaaccacttccgttctacatgcaacagagcttgaatgtgtatctcttagattccccaacagaatcttcgtggtataagctagatagatggcggcatttatgaggatccggaaagtccaaccttgtctgtggtgttccgagtaggatcctgggaatccagaaagtctaaccttgtctgtggtattccgagtaggattccggtaatgaatgactgtgacgtgcttcaaacttgcaagtgctgggcgttagtgacagacgcaaaagaatcaagggattctattccagtaggagcgggaaccaaccagtgattagccgtactgtgacagagtgcgtgagcattagttttcactgcgaggatgggatgtagccatcaaccatgggtgatgcctccagacgattagccgtgcgactgacaaccgcataggatcattttcccgagaggattgaaagtagccaccgctgatagtgaacccctgtacacagcttgccatggaaaggagtaagaaggattgagttgaagcagtaggagggcaggcgttcttgagccatacagcatcttcatatacttaactgaaattcctatgccaatgaatctacataagtattctatcccttttattatttcttattttattattaattttcgaaccataaacaattttaatctgcctgactgagatttacaaggtgaccatagcttgcttcataccaacaatctctgtggattcgacccttactcacgtaaggtttattacttggacgacccagtacacttgctggttagttgaacggagttgtgaattcaaccagtgccataattagaacattgatcacaaatgatacaagaacattgatcacaatttcgtccaccacccaTGCACGGGTCTCTTTTTAGCCCAAGAAGCGTACACATGCACCTGTCCGCGAACGCATGTACGCTGGACAGAATGGCATGTATGCGTATAGCTCCTGCATGTGTACGCAAAACCCCCTTTTTTGGTGCTATGCGTGCGCACGCGCAGGTATGCATACGCACGCATAGGTTTTTGGCTAAAATTTTGGTTAAGtcaaaagctgcagaatttacaTTTTAAACCTCAAACTTTCGACGCGCATAATTTTttcgttttaaaatatttttcatccaTTCTTTTAACGGCGTAAACTCCACGGACCCAATTTTCATACGAAATAAGTTTAAAATCATTTGGAGGTCCGGAATCCAAGTTATGGCTCGCCGAAGTTTGgccaaaaactaattttttacaAAACTCTTTACACATCTATTTCATTGCCTTACCATTTACATACCATCCATCTCACACCTGAAATCAATCCTAATACATACAATATTCCAGCCATATAATCTTACACCATTTTATCATCCATCATACATCAACTTTGCACAATTTCACACCTCAACAATTTCATTATACACTTGATCAATATGTATATAATCATATCATCATCAACTCAACATTTACCACACTATTGTCAATATATCAACAATTACCATCACATAACCAACTCACATTATAAATATTAAGCATTGTGCCTTTCTGTGTGTTCCAGCTAATCCTaaggtcatctagcctaagttttcacatgacattaaatattatatacacgAAACCTAAACAATAACTTGGCCGATTTTTCACGTATTGTCCAAGGCAACTCACGAACACAAACACAGCCCCAAAAGTTTAATAAAACGCTAGTGCTCAGCCTCCACCAAGTTCCAACGTccacaatttcaagctccaattatcTATACATAACCTAATACACATATACATCACATACATACCCACAAATCAATACCCAACTCACATAGGCTAAGAAATTGTAGAATTTGAGAGTCCTCACCTTGTCTATACCTTGAttaaacaaagatccacaagtTTCTCAAGTTAAACTTGGACCTAgagaaccaaaatcacaaactCTCAACATGAATTCtcactaatttttgaaaattaagggGGTGGAGAGGCTGGAGTGTAAGAGTGACTTACCAAAGAAATTGTTCGATGGAATCGTAGATCTCGATGTGGTGGACACGTAGCCACAAACAGTACGATAATCGGAGCTCGGATGAAGAAGTTATGGTGGATGGAAATTTGAGCAAGGGTTTTGAACCCTTTCTTCCCCTCCTTGAGTTTCAGCGTGCTTCTTGCTGAATGAGAAGGAAGATGAGCTTTAGCTCATTTAAATGATAGGTCCGGTTGGGTCCACAGATCCGGTTTGGGCTTGGTTCAACTGGTTCGGTCCATCCGTCCCAATCTTGGGCCAAATTCTtcaaaattagtgtcaaaattctcgttttgaagagctctatcctattttaaCATAAGatttatatttctaatttttcttattagaattcaatttattgactaattatttactaatttagcAGAGTTTACAAAATTCTTCAAGCTGTCAATTCAGATTGCGCTAAAGTTTTCTTCTTATATGGGTATAGAGGTACAGGAAAGACTTTCGTTTGGAATACTATCTTAGTTGCTCCTAGATCAAAGGGTCAAATTGTCTTAACGGTTGCTTCAAGTGGAATAGCTTCACTCTTGCTACCTGGAGGAAGAACAGCTCATTCCAGGTTTGCAATCCCCTTAACTCCTGATGAATATTCCACCTATAATATAAAACAAGGAAGCTCACTAGCTGAGTTAATTTTGGCATTCAAACTTATTATTTGGGGTGAAGTACCAATGATGAATAAATTTTGCTTTGAAGCACTAGATCGAACTATGAGAGACTTGCTTCAGCACACAAATCATTCAAGTTTACGGTTGCCATTTGGGGGAAAAACAGTCGTCTTTGGTGGTGATTTTAAGCAAATTCTCCTAGTGATAACAAAGGGATCTAGACAAGATATTGTTAATCCATCGATTAATTCCTCTTATCTATGGCATGAATGCAAGTTATTAAGTTTAACTCAGAATATGAGATTAAGGTCTTCAATAGAAGATGAAAGTGTTAGAGAACGAAAAGAATTTGCACAGTGGATCCTTGATTTAGGAGATGGAAAGCTTGCTCATTCAGAAGATAGATACAATGTGGTCCCTATACCACCTGAACTCTTAATTACAAATTTTGATGACCCAATTCATGCAATCGTTGAAGCTATATATAGTGACTACCTAAAGGATCCCACAGAGTTCTGAAATTTGCATGGCCGTGCTATTTTTGCTTCAACAATCAATGTTGTTGAACAGGTTAATGATTATATGCTAGTTTTaaatgaaaatcgaaaaaaaagttTATCTCAGCTCCGATTCACCCTCCTTTAAAGAAGGAGCAGCAGACAGTCTGGCATCAATGCACACTCCAGAATTTTCGACAACTATTAAATCTCCCGGACTTTCAAATCATGAGCTTTGCTTTAGGCAAGGATGTTCTATCATGCTTATTAGAAATATTGATCATTCAGCAGACCTTTGTAATGGTACTAGATTAGTTATCACAAGGCTTCGCAACGAAGTTATCGAAGCAGAAGTCTTATCAGGATCTAACATTGGTGAAAAAGTTTTCATACCTAGGATGACATTAACTCCTTCGGATACAAAACTGCCATTTAAGTTTCAACGAAGGCAATTCTCTTTGATGCTCTCATATGCCATGACTATAAATAAAAGTCAAGGACAATCATTGGATTATGTTGGGTTACTCCTTTAACCGTCAGTATTCACACATGGCCAACTATATGTTGCAGGCTCAAGAGTTACTAACAAATATGGACtgaaaattattatttctcATGACAATTCAAATAATTACACTGAAACCAACAATGTCATTTATCATGAAGTTTTCAgaaatatttgattttagcATATTGTGTCACACACAATAGGTAAGGATTATATTCTCaatttctttgaattctttctttAACTATTTCTTCCTTATTTATgtctcaatattttttttctaaaattttaccAAGTTTTACCCTTATCATTCTATCTTctatgattttattttgtttgctCCTGCTtctgtttttctatgatttttttataagtgattttaattctgtttttgtgattttgtgaATTGTGTAATTATGCAGTTTGTTGCTCACTGCGTCCTGCTCACAGCTTTGCCACTGCCTCTGCCTCTGTTCCGCCGTTgtcaataattttaatatatgttttgATTTTTCATTGATGAAATTGCTATGGTTTGAATTCTGTTAATGtgaaattaggattaggtttagggtTTCAATTGTGTAATTGAGAAATTTGGATTGAGTTGGATTCTTGCTGTGAAATTGAGGTTAGGGTTTGTGAAATTGGGACATTTGTATTATAATAATGAATTTAAGGTTTGGTCttaaatgtaatttttttatttttttatttatttaaaatatttttgaataattaaaaaaaccgaacaaaccgaaccaaaccaaaccgattttaattggtttggtttggtttggttcggattgtctcagtaaaaaaattaaactaaatcgAACCGCAGTTTTAATAAACGATCGGATCGGATGACTTTTTTCTAAATAACCGAACTAAATcgcaccgcgaacacccctCCATACACTTAAGGTATGTATACAAtctttacttaaaaaaatatattttttaaatattttaggCAAAATGTAATGTTGAGAGAATGATGagtgttattattattattattattattattattattattattattatattattattattattattattattattattattattattatcacaacatttaattaaatcaaaataatttaacTATGCAAGGGATAAGAATAAGTTTATGCACTAAAGTATTCTTAACCGTATTTGACGCAGAGAGTCTAAGTTTTATTTGGagatattcaaatttttaataggGATATTTATGAATCAGATACAATCGTATATCTGCAATATTTATTCGAATTTAATATGAAAATTGCAGATATGGATCTGATCCGCGAGACTATTAGATCGGATCAGATTCGATCCACACACTTATATTAGATTATGGATTTTATGTAGGTATCTGCATATCCGATCCGTATATCAGCAGATttgcaaaaataaataaataaataattaaatatttttcttatgttttatttcaacaaataattattatttatgttgtattattttaattttattatttaagaaaagtatgtttaatattcttttaagagtaaacatatttaaaagagtagaaaaaaagaattttattaatattttttaataaaaataagtttttaaaatttttttttgtgttttgcggatatatccgatccgatccgcaaatgTGCGGATTGGATCTAAGCTTAAAACTACGGATattggatccgatccgatctgATGATTTTAGTGTGGATCGGATCAAGATTTTGGTCATATCCGATCCGCGTTCACCCCTAAATTTTAGGTAAAACACACACAGAAACCAAAATAACAATCAATATTACATGAAAGCTGAAGGGCGCATTATTTATAGTTTTTTTAGTAGTGTCTTTCGAAAAAAGTGATTTAATTTAtggtataatttttaattatattcaaaacacatcaaaaataataaataataaataaaatatttttaaaacatatCCGAACAtacatttaataaaaaattttcggTAAAATTAAGTAAACACatttaaaataacaaatcaaatattttgtaaacacatccaaaattaacaaaaattataaaaagatgaTGTGAAAATATatgttattatatttatttagcTATAATAGCTTCAAAGTCATTCTTACGAGAATGAAGCTTTCTCCCTCAAATACAAacaaaaatatagattaaaaagatagaagagtaaagtatcgtttttgtttCTAACGTTTGAGGTAAGTcccaaagttgtccctaacgtttaaatcgtcttatttaagtccctaacaaTTCAAAATTGGCTCAATGTCGTCTTGTTGTTAGGGATCTATTAACAAAATTGATGGCGAgacaaaattgagacaattttGAAACATTAGGAACTTAAATAGAACGAAAACATTGGGGATAAAaatgatacataaaaataaattttaattttatcttcaataatattaatttttatggtACATAGTTATTCGATTATTTTTAGttacatctaagtaaattacatttaatcacattacttgcatttta is a window from the Arachis stenosperma cultivar V10309 chromosome 3, arast.V10309.gnm1.PFL2, whole genome shotgun sequence genome containing:
- the LOC130966529 gene encoding uncharacterized protein LOC130966529, which codes for MYYDCQSVIFEDQDNLQRTVDKATIKESMFIAWFQANTEYEAARQLTYNNFSTEFVWKHSLRIWEPRKTNTAIGRLFFVLPSAGELYYLRMLLNIVKGPRSYEELRSFNGVVYPTFRDACYAHGLLDDDQEYIDTIEEANLVLSDDELSELTLIEIEQIFNSNGKTLREYATMLFPNMDNIHSMRRGSLQNKLILDELRYYRVIVYKILQAVNSDCAKVFFLYGYRGTGKTFVWNTILVAPRSKGQIVLTVASSGIASLLLPGGRTAHSRFAIPLTPDEYSTYNIKQGSSLAELILAFKLIIWGEVPMMNKFCFEALDRTMRDLLQHTNHSSLRLPFGGKTVVFGGDFKQILLVITKGSRQDIVNPSINSSYLWHECKLLSLTQNMRLRSSIEDESVRERKEFAQWILDLGDGKLAHSEDRYNVVPIPPELLITNFDDPIHAIVEAIYSDYLKDPTEF